A part of Brassica rapa cultivar Chiifu-401-42 chromosome A05, CAAS_Brap_v3.01, whole genome shotgun sequence genomic DNA contains:
- the LOC103868370 gene encoding ribosome-binding ATPase YchF: protein MARAACSSVVTALSLLPSKSHNLLRNQFSFSGKSNKFVGVLTLEKRCFSSTVSMSLKAESNLKCRKSLGTSTLFIRRKSFFFLVENGKAQAANFPFCTIEPNVGIVAVPDSRLQVLSKLSNSQKVVPASIEFVDIAGLVKGASQGEGLGNKFLSHIREVDSILQVVRCFEDNDIVHVNGKVDPTSDIDVINLELIFCDLDQIGKRLDRLNKGKPKDSQSKVKEEAEKSALQRIQEALLDGKPARSVALNDIEKDSVKHLCLLTMKPMIYVANVAETDLADPDKNTFLEQVKALSSDLQSGHVVVSAQVESELTELPLEERTEYLNSLGVSESGLGNLIRATYSLLGLQTYFTSGEKETRAWTIHAGMTAPQAAGVIHSDFEKGFIRAETVAYEDFVSAGSLAAARDKGLLRSEGKEYIVKEGDVMLFRFNV from the exons ATGGCGAGAGCAGCTTGTAGCAGCGTCGTCACGGCTCTGTCTTTGCTACCGTCcaagtctcataatctcttgaGAAACCAGTTCAGCTTCTCCGGAAAATCAAACAAGTTCGTGGGAGTTTTGACTCTGGAGAAGCGATGCTTTTCTTCCACAGTAAGCATGAGCCTCAAAGCGGAATCGAATCTCAAATGTCGTAAGTCTCTCGGCACGTCCACTCTCTTTATTCGTcgtaagtcttttttttttttg GTTGAGAATGGAAAGGCGCAAGCAGCTAATTTCCCCTTCTGCACCATTGAGCCGAATGTTGGTATAGTGGCAGTTCCTGATTCTCGTCTTCAAGTGCTCTCTAAGCTCAGCAACTCTCAGAAAGTGGTCCCTGCTTCCATTGAGTTCGTGGACATTGCTGGTCTTGTCAAGGGTGCCAGTCAAGGCGAG GGATTAGGGAACAAGTTCTTGTCTCACATCCGTGAAGTGGATTCCATCCTCCAGGTGGTCCGCTGTTTTGAGGACAACGACATTGTTCATGTCAATGGCAAAGTTGATCCCACCTCTGACATTGATGTCATCAATCTCGAGCTTATCTTCTGCGACTTGGACCAGATTGGTAAAAGACTCGACAGACTTAACAAAGGCAAGCCTAAGGATTCCCAGTCCAAAGTCAAGGAGGAAGCCGAAAAATCTGCTCTGCAAAGAATTCAGGAAGCCCTTCTGGACGGGAAACCTGCACGCTCTGTTGCGTTAAATGACATCGAGAAGGACTCTGTCAAGCATCTCTGCTTGCTTAccatgaagcctatgatctatGTCGCTAATGTTGCTGAAACCGATCTTGCCGACCCTGACAAGAATACTTTTCTTGAACAAGTTAAGGCTCTTTCTTCGGATTTGCAGTCTGGTCATGTCGTTGTTTCTGCTCAG GTTGAGTCTGAGTTAACCGAGCTTCCTCTTGAGGAGCGGACAGAATATTTGAACTCGCTAGGTGTCAGCGAGAGTGGCCTTGGGAACCTTATCAGGGCCACATACAGTCTGCTCGGTTTGCAGACCTACTTCACTTCTGGTGAAAAG GAAACAAGAGCATGGACGATACACGCAG GCATGACTGCACCACAAGCTGCTGGTGTCATTCACTCTGACTTTGAGAAGGGTTTTATTAGAGCTGAGACT gttgCATATGAAGATTTTGTCTCTGCTGGCTCTCTTGCCGCAGCAAGAGATAAAGGACTT TTGAGATCAGAGGGTAAAGAGTACATTGTTAAAGAAGGAGATGTGATGCTTTTCCGCTTCAACGTATAA
- the LOC117134324 gene encoding glutathione S-transferase T3-like, producing MDSDPYRQSTNYVDLLTSQHGVFGSSSQVPVFGTERAEASSVPQDTTAERKERRMWTPVEDMVLISSWLNTSKDPVVGNEQRSGAFWNRIATYFAASPKIAATEQRESTHCKQRWHKINDQVNKFCGSFEAATREKTSGQNENDVLNRAHEIFFTNHRKKFILEHAWKELRNDQKWCATATSKNEGNTKRRKLDEGSQSDNSHAPQTATEEERPPGVKAAKGKNKKNAKGEETLSQFQTMWEIKQKDLVSKDRITKMRLLDRLLAKQEPLDEVENDLRKKLMYELLSN from the coding sequence ATGGATTCTGATCCATACCGGCAGAGTACTAACTATGTTGATCTCCTTACGAGTCAACATGGTGTCTTTGGTTCTTCATCGCAAGTCCCTGTCTTTGGGACTGAAAGAGCTGAAGCTTCAAGCGTCCCTCAAGATACTACCGCAGAGCGTAAGGAACGCAGGATGTGGACGCCTGTAGAAGATATGGTGCTCATCAGCTCCTGGCTTAACACAAGCAAGGATCCAGTTGTGGGAAATGAGCAACGTTCTGGGGCATTCTGGAATAGGATCGCCACTTACTTTGCGGCAAGTCCCAAGATTGCAGCCACTGAACAGCGAGAATCAACTCATTGCAAGCAGCGTTGGCACAAGATCAATGATCAAGTCAACAAGTTCTGTGGGTCTTTTGAAGCAGCAACCAGAGAGAAGACAAGTGGGCAAAATGAGAATGATGTTCTCAACAGAGCTCATGAAATCTTCTTCACCAACCACCGAAAAAAATTTATTCTTGAGCACGCTTGGAAGGAGCTCCGGAATGATCAAAAATGGTGTGCCACTGCTACATCTAAAAACGAAGGAAACACTAAAAGGAGGAAGTTAGATGAGGGTTCACAGTCTGACAATTCACACGCACCTCAAACAGCGACTGAGGAGGAGCGTCCCCCGGGTGTTAAGGCAGCAAAAGggaagaacaagaagaatgCCAAGGGGGAGGAAACGCTGTCACAGTTTCAGACTATGTGggaaattaaacaaaaagatttGGTCTCCAAGGACAGGATAACAAAAATGCGGTTACTTGACCGCTTACTTGCAAAGCAAGAACCCTTAGATGAGGTCGAAAATGATCTAAGGAAAAAGCTCATGTATGAGTTGTTGTCTAACTAG
- the LOC103868371 gene encoding uncharacterized protein LOC103868371 isoform X3: MASSSSQNTFDDAFDDTFDDTFDELFDQHFDQAFEDFTIQANQEERRKKRKKRVYIERHREEGHNRLWNDYFSQTPTYPPNLFRRRFRMNKPLFMHIVDRLSNEVQYFRETKDGLGRNSLSPLQKCTAAIRVLAYGSAADTVDEYLRLGETTTRLCVENFVEGIIYLFGEEYLRKPTPADLQRLLDIGEYRGFPGMIGSIDCMHWEWKNCPTAWKGQYARGSVFDDIINGQAPKVTFSVNEHQYNMAYYLTDGIYPKWSTFIQSIRIPQGPQAVLFAQHQEAARKDVERAFGVLQARFGIIKNPARSWDKTKIGKIMRACIILHNMIVENERDGYTQFDVRGFQQGEDQGSSHVDLTYSTDIPSNIANMMGVRTRIRDTQKHQQLKDDLVEHIWRRFGGGENNN; the protein is encoded by the exons atggcttcctcttcttctcaaaACACTTTTGATGATGCTTTTGATGATACATTTGATGATACATTTGATGAGCTTTTTGATCAACATTTTGATCAAGCATTTGAGGATTTTACCATTCAAGCTAATCAAGAAGaacgaagaaaaaaaagaaaaaaacgagtTTATATTGAAAGACATCGTGAAGAAGGGCATAATCGTTTATGGAACGATTATTTCAGTCAAACTCCAACGTATCCTCCTAATTTATTCCGACGACGTTTTAGAATGAACAAGCCATTATTCATGCACATTGTGGATCGACTCTCCAACGAAGTTCAATATTTTCGGGAAACAAAAGATGGTCTCGGAAGGAATAGTCTCTCTCCACTTCAAAAGTGTACCGCCGCCATTCGTGTCTTGGCATATGGTTCTGCAGCTGATACCGTCGACGAATACCTCCGGCTCGGTGAAACAACAACTCGGTTATGTGTAGAAAATTTCGTGGAAGGAATAATATATTTGTTCGGCGAAGAATACCTAAGAAAACCAACACCAGCTGATCTTCAACGTCTACTTGATATTGGAGAGTATCGTGGCTTTCCCGGGATGATaggaagcatcgattgtatgcattgggagtggaagaattgtcccaccgcttggaaagggcaATATGCTCGTGGTTCAG tttttgatgacataataAATGGTCAAGCTCCGAAAGTCACTTTCTCTGTCAACGAACATCAGTATAATATGGCTTACTATCTCACCGATGGTATTTATCCGAAATGGTCaacttttatccaatctattCGTATACCACAAGGGCCGCAAGCAGTTTTATTTGCTCAGCATCAAGAAGCTGCCCGAAAAGATGTAGAGCGGGCTTTTGGAGTCTTGCAAGCTCGTTTTGGCATTATTAAAAATCCTGCGAGGAGTTGGGATAAAACCAAAATTgggaagattatgagagcatgtatcatactccataatatgatcgTAGAAAACGAAAGAGATGGTTACACACAATTTGATGTTCGAGGGTTCCAACAAGGAGAAGACCAAGGAAGTTCACATGTTGATCTCACGTATTCTACAGATATCCCTTCAAATATCGCAAATATGATGGGTGTTCGAACAAGAATTCGTGATACACAAAAGCATCAACAACTGAAAGATGATTTGGTTGAACACATATGGCGTAGATTTGGAGGTGGTGAAAACAACAACTGA
- the LOC103868371 gene encoding putative nuclease HARBI1 isoform X2 — MASSSSQNTFDDAFDDTFDDTFDELFDQHFDQAFEDFTIQANQEERRKKRKKRVYIERHREEGHNRLWNDYFSQTPTYPPNLFRRRFRMNKPLFMHIVDRLSNEVQYFRETKDGLGRNSLSPLQKCTAAIRVLAYGSAADTVDEYLRLGETTTRLCVENFVEGIIYLFGEEYLRKPTPADLQRLLDIGEYRGFPGMIGSIDCMHWEWKNCPTAWKGQYARGSGKPTIVLEAVASYDLWIWHAFFGPPGTLNDINVLDRSPVFDDIINGQAPKVTFSVNEHQYNMAYYLTDGIYPKWSTFIQSIRIPQGPQAVLFAQHQEAARKDVERAFGVLQARFGIIKNPARSWDKTKIGKIMRACIILHNMIVENERDGYTQFDVRGFQQGEDQGSSHVDLTYSTDIPSNIANMMGVRTRIRDTQKHQQLKDDLVEHIWRRFGGGENNN, encoded by the coding sequence atggcttcctcttcttctcaaaACACTTTTGATGATGCTTTTGATGATACATTTGATGATACATTTGATGAGCTTTTTGATCAACATTTTGATCAAGCATTTGAGGATTTTACCATTCAAGCTAATCAAGAAGaacgaagaaaaaaaagaaaaaaacgagtTTATATTGAAAGACATCGTGAAGAAGGGCATAATCGTTTATGGAACGATTATTTCAGTCAAACTCCAACGTATCCTCCTAATTTATTCCGACGACGTTTTAGAATGAACAAGCCATTATTCATGCACATTGTGGATCGACTCTCCAACGAAGTTCAATATTTTCGGGAAACAAAAGATGGTCTCGGAAGGAATAGTCTCTCTCCACTTCAAAAGTGTACCGCCGCCATTCGTGTCTTGGCATATGGTTCTGCAGCTGATACCGTCGACGAATACCTCCGGCTCGGTGAAACAACAACTCGGTTATGTGTAGAAAATTTCGTGGAAGGAATAATATATTTGTTCGGCGAAGAATACCTAAGAAAACCAACACCAGCTGATCTTCAACGTCTACTTGATATTGGAGAGTATCGTGGCTTTCCCGGGATGATaggaagcatcgattgtatgcattgggagtggaagaattgtcccaccgcttggaaagggcaATATGCTCGTGGTTCAGGTAAACCAACAATCGTTTTAGAGGCGGTTGCTTCATATGATCTCTGGATATGGCATGCGTTTTTTGGACCTCCAGGTACGTTaaatgatatcaatgttcttgatcgttcaccagtttttgatgacataataAATGGTCAAGCTCCGAAAGTCACTTTCTCTGTCAACGAACATCAGTATAATATGGCTTACTATCTCACCGATGGTATTTATCCGAAATGGTCaacttttatccaatctattCGTATACCACAAGGGCCGCAAGCAGTTTTATTTGCTCAGCATCAAGAAGCTGCCCGAAAAGATGTAGAGCGGGCTTTTGGAGTCTTGCAAGCTCGTTTTGGCATTATTAAAAATCCTGCGAGGAGTTGGGATAAAACCAAAATTgggaagattatgagagcatgtatcatactccataatatgatcgTAGAAAACGAAAGAGATGGTTACACACAATTTGATGTTCGAGGGTTCCAACAAGGAGAAGACCAAGGAAGTTCACATGTTGATCTCACGTATTCTACAGATATCCCTTCAAATATCGCAAATATGATGGGTGTTCGAACAAGAATTCGTGATACACAAAAGCATCAACAACTGAAAGATGATTTGGTTGAACACATATGGCGTAGATTTGGAGGTGGTGAAAACAACAACTGA
- the LOC103868371 gene encoding putative U-box domain-containing protein 58 isoform X1 — protein sequence MSKMNSQTSYGVVGNPNEEKRVIEKARSLLNWLTERNFDKIKDEIVQTIIRASPSAFVIKSLVCFILDMAMVDSTANVLFARLSVHLFQSLPPFPSADRHGEITTFERLFLCKCRMELEHSSPETDRHAPLVYVDESDCWRFIKTVRLLAEIFKNRMLSQTTRQSIIQVLMNPIFPPERNTDSMNCFLSFVGVLADFKFCDENFKQLVQNSRAVELESSYNEQVTLRKEAEDALARNEGELDLMKRLLESYKEDKCKLHLHAQGLEQEYQNESKLRKETECALAIERESIAKVRLRLETLENEHNNLRLKAEELESNYTDELILRKESEVSLDKERNELEAMTQVFETCKIEQENLTSQVRTWLDKYDQELSVRKETEDSLSRQKEELEIVKGLLEAYNQEADAMREERDSALQTVQELTRKHLEERQPPPSFYCPITQEVMKDPHFAADGFTYEAEAIKKWFSTGHETSPMTNLQLPHRNLVPNRALRSAIQDLI from the exons ATGTCGAAGATGAACTCTCAGACTTCGTATGGAGTTGTAGGGAATCCCAACGAGGAGAAACGAGTTATAGAAAAAGCAAGGAG TTTGCTCAACTGGTTGACTGAACGGAACTTTGACAAGATAAAGGATGAGATCGTCCAGACCATTATAAGAGCGTCCCCCTCTGCTTTCGTTATCAAG TCTCTAGTGTGTTTCATTTTAGATATGGCGATGGTGGACAGTACTGCCAATGTCTTATTCGCTCGTCTATCAGTCCATCTTTTTCAATCCCTTCCCCCTTTCCCATCAGCTGACCGTCACGGCGAGATTACCACTTTCGAGAGGCTCTTCTTGTGTAAATGCCGAATGGAGCTTGAACACTCATCTCCTGAAACTGATAGGCATGCACCACTTGTTTACGTTGACGAATCTGACTGTTGGAGATTTATCAAGACCGTGCGTCTCTTGGCTGAAATCTTCAAGAATAGGATGCTCTCCCAAACTACTCGCCAAAGTATTATTCAG GTGCTCATGAATCCCATCTTCCCACCTGAGAGGAACACCGATTCAATGAATTGTTTTCTGTCCTTTGTTGGAGTTCTAGCTGACTTTAAATTTTGTGATGAAAATTTCAAGCAGCTAGTGCAAAATTCACGG GCTGTAGAGCTGGAGAGCAGTTACAATGAACAAGTCACGCTTAGGAAGGAAGCAGAAGATGCACTTGCTAGAAATGAAGGAGAACTAGATTTGATGAAACGGCTACTCGAATCTTACAAGGAAGACAAATGTAAATTGCATTTACATGCTCAAGGTTTGGAGCAAGAGTACCAAAATGAGTCAAAGCTTCGGAAAGAAACAGAATGTGCGCTTGCAATAGAAAGGGAGAGCATTGCCAAGGTAAGGCTTCGACTGGAAACTCTGGAGAACGAGCACAATAACTTGCGGTTGAAAGCTGAGGAGCTCGAGAGCAACTACACGGACGAGCTGATTCTCAGGAAAGAATCAGAAGTTTCACTTGATAAAGAAAGGAATGAGTTGGAGGCGATGACGCAAGTGTTTGAAACTTGTAAGATAGAACAAGAGAACCTGACCTCGCAGGTCAGAACTTGGCTGGACAAATACGACCAAGAGTTGAGCGTTAGGAAAGAAACGGAGGATTCTCTTTCTAGACAAAAAGAAGAGCTTGAGATAGTCAAAGGACTACTAGAAGCATACAACCAAGAAGCAGATGCAATGCGAGAAGAGAGGGATAGTGCTCTCCAAACAGTACAAGAGCTCACAAGAAAGCATTTGGAAGAGCGTCAACCACCGCCCTCGTTTTACTGCCCTATCACACAA GAGGTGATGAAAGATCCACACTTTGCTGCGGATGGATTTACATACGAAGCAGAAGCTATAAAGAAATGGTTTAGCACAGGTCACGAAACGTCACCCATGACAAATCTCCAGCTTCCTCATCGCAACCTTGTCCCAAACCGCGCTCTCCGGTCTGCTATTCAAGATTTGATTTGA
- the LOC103868373 gene encoding renalase, producing MSGSILISPAIRRRSVSVAMKVAVIGSGISGAVCASALARNGVSVTIFDSGRGPGGRTSQRREVGEDGKELTFDHGAPFFSVTNSDAMALVHEWESRGFVSQWKQVFGSFDCASNKFLGIIQQEEDANNNKYVGVPGMNSIAKALCNQSGVESMFGTGIAKLEWLEEEIPWLLTDSKGQNLGRFDGVVASDKNIASPRFTQLTGLSPPLDLNLVPELATKLQDIPVFPCFSLMLAFKEPLSLIPAKGLSFKNSEILSWAHCDSTKPGRSTDSERWILHSTPGYASSVIAKTGLQKLSSETLDKISEEMFKEFQCSGLVSSLPFFMKAHRWGSAFPAKSIAVEERCLWDRNRNLAICGDFCVSPNVQGAILSGLAAASKLLQASSCL from the exons ATGTCAGGCTCAATTTTGATATCGCCGGCGATTAGGAGGAGGAGCGTTTCCGTGGCAATGAAGGTGGCCGTCATCGGAAGCGGAA TATCAGGAGCAGTGTGCGCATCGGCTCTGGCCAGGAATGGAGTCTCCGTCACTATCTTCGACTCCGGTCGTGGCCCCGGTGGCCGCACGTCTCAAAGAAG GGAGGTTGGGGAAGATGGGAAGGAGCTGACGTTCGACCATGGAGCTCCGTTTTTCTCTGTGACCAACTCTGATGCAATGGCCCTTGTTCACGAGTGGGAGTCCAGAGGTTTTGTTTCTCAGTGGAAACAAGTTTTTGGGAGTTTCGATTGTGCCTCCAACAAGTTTCTTGGCATCATCCAACAG GAAGAGGATGCCAACAACAACAAGTATGTGGGTGTTCCAGGCATGAACTCTATAGCAAAGGCCTTGTGCAACCAGTCCG GTGTTGAATCTATGTTTGGAACTGGTATTGCCAAGCTGGAGTGGTTAGAGGAAGAGATACCATGGCTGTTGACAGATTCTAAAGGACAAAACCTGGGTCGTTTTGATGGAGTGGTTGCATCTGATAAAAACATTGCTTCTCCAAGGTTTACTCAACTAACCGGACTCTCACCTCCTCTGG ACTTGAATCTTGTCCCCGAGTTGGCCACTAAGCTGCAAGATATTCCTGTTTTCCCATGCTTTTCTCTTATGCTAGCTTTTAAAGAACCATTGTCTTTG ATACCAGCGAAAGGCTTATCTTTCAAGAATTCTGAGATTTTGAGCTGGGCTCACTGTGATAGCACTAAGCCAGGGCGGTCCACTGATAG TGAAAGATGGATACTGCATTCAACTCCAGGCTATGCCAGCAGTGTTATTGCCAAAACCGGCCTCCAAAAGCTATCGAGCGAAACACTTGACAAAATATCTGAAGAGATGTTCAAAGAGTTTCAGTGCTCAGGGCTTGTTAGTTCTCTCCCCTTTTTCATGAAAGCCCACAGATG GGGAAGTGCGTTCCCAGCCAAAAGCATAGCCGTAGAGGAGAGGTGTCTCTGGGATAGAAACAGGAACCTAGCAATCTGTGGAGATTTCTGTGTCAGTCCAAACGTCCAAGGTGCCATACTCAGTGGCTTAGCTGCAGCTTCAAAGCTTTTGCAGGCTTCCAGCTGCTTATAG
- the LOC103868374 gene encoding serine acetyltransferase 1, chloroplastic, translating to MLSVSTSRGHLLYKLCSSSSPHNSHSLLSSSNHKDSMAPCIDTFRTCKPQLSHEDNSRFCYMNLFRPVHLPSRAPITNSLDGGDVWLKMLEEAKSDVEQEPILSSYYHASITSHPSLGSALANILSVKLSTLTLPSNTLFEMFISVLEESPEMVESVKQDLVAAKERDPACLSYVHCFLSFKGFLACQAHRIAHKLWSQDRKILALLIQNRVSEAFAVDIHPGAKIGKGILLDHATAVVIGETAVVGDNVSILHGVTLGGTGKQCGDRHPKIGDGVLIGAGTCILGNITIGEGAKIGSGSVVLKDVPPRTTAVGNPARPIGGKENRRMVDKVPGLSMDQTSYLTEWSDYVI from the coding sequence ATGTTGTCGGTCAGCACAAGCCGTGGCCATCTCCTATATAAGCtctgttcatcttcttctccacaTAACAGCCATTCCCTCCTCTCTTCTTCCAATCACAAAGATTCAATGGCTCCCTGCATCGACACTTTCAGAACATGTAAACCCCAGCTTTCTCATGAAGACAACTCTCGGTTCTGTTACATGAATCTCTTCCGACCCGTTCATCTCCCTTCACGAGCACCCATCACTAACTCCCTGGACGGTGGTGATGTCTGGCTCAAGATGCTTGAAGAAGCCAAATCCGACGTTGAGCAAGAACCCATTTTGTCAAGCTACTATCACGCTTCCATTACATCGCATCCATCGTTAGGTTCCGCTTTGGCGAACATTCTCTCGGTAAAGCTCAGCACTTTAACCTTACCAAGCAACACCCTTTTCGAGATGTTCATCAGCGTTTTAGAAGAAAGCCCAGAGATGGTGGAGTCGGTGAAGCAAGACCTAGTAGCAGCAAAGGAAAGAGACCCAGCTTGCTTAAGCTACGTCCATTGCTTCCTAAGCTTCAAAGGCTTTCTCGCTTGTCAAGCTCATCGTATCGCTCACAAGCTCTGGTCCCAAGACAGAAAGATCCTTGCTTTACTCATCCAAAACAGAGTATCCGAAGCTTTCGCCGTCGACATCCATCCGGGAGCCAAGATCGGAAAAGGGATTCTGTTAGACCACGCAACGGCCGTGGTGATCGGAGAAACGGCGGTGGTTGGAGACAACGTTTCGATTCTCCACGGCGTGACGCTGGGAGGAACAGGGAAACAGTGCGGCGATAGGCACCCCAAGATCGGGGATGGGGTCTTGATCGGAGCAGGGACTTGTATACTAGGGAATATAACAATCGGAGAGGGAGCTAAGATTGGATCGGGGTCGGTGGTGCTTAAGGACGTGCCGCCGCGAACAACGGCGGTTGGAAACCCGGCGAGACCGATAGGTGGGAAAGAGAATCGGAGAATGGTTGATAAGGTTCCAGGTTTGAGTATGGACCAGACTTCGTATTTGACCGAGTGGTCTGATTATGTCATCTAA